CATGTTGAAATTTTAAAAGGAATATTAATGAATAGAAGAAATTTTTTAACTTTTGCTGGAAGTTTAATCGCACTTTCTGTAGTTCCTATGAATCTTAGAGCAAGCGATTATAGAAAATTAAAACCACAAGTGTGGGAAGCTCATACAATTGATGATGCTACAAAAGCATTATATGGAGTAAAAGATGTAATTGAAACAGATAAGATTAAAATCAAAGTTCCTAAAATCAATTCAAGTGGGGCAGCAGTTCCTGTTAAATTTGAAACATCATTAGATGCAAAAACAGTTGCGTTATTTCAAGATGCAAACCCAGAAAGTGCAGTTGCAGTTTATGAAACAAACAAATATGATTTACAAAAATATGATGTAAAAATTAAAATGGCTGAAAGTGGTACAATCATGGTATTAGTCGAAGCAAAAGATGGGAAAATATACATGACCAAAGCTACAACAGAAGTTGCAGCTGGTGGATGTGAAGGGTAGGAAACTAAATGGCAAGAAATAAAATAACAGCAGTAAAAATTAAAATCAAAGATGGTGTAGCAACTGCAAAAATGGCATTCTCTCATCCAATGATGACATATAACCAAGCAAAAGCTAAAACTGGAAATGCAGATGATGCAAACTTTATCACTCACATAACTGGAAAAGTTGGAGAAGAAACAGTTCTTGATATATCAACAAGTCAATTCTTCTCTAAAAATCCAATATTTAAATTCCAATTTAAATGTGATAGCTTCAAAGTTGGAAGAAAGTTAACAGGTAGAGAGTTAGACAATGGCGTTAAGAGAAAAGAGACTGAATATGGTGATTCTCTTAAGATTATTGCAATGGACAGAAAAGGGGAAACTTACGAAAAAGAAGTTGAACTTACTGCAAAAAAAAGATAAAGGAAATATTATGAATAAAAGATTTCTTTCAATACTTAGTTTTCTAGCAATCTTCTTATTTGCTAACTTATCACAAGCTCTAGCTTCTCAAGATAAGTTAAGAGATGATATTAGAATTTACAGTATGAAAAATAGTGATGGCAAAATTACAGCTAAAACTATTGAAAAAGCTTTCAAAGATTCTGGTTTTGAAATAATTGGAAATAACAATATGAATGTGGCTTTTGAAAAAAGATTTGGTGGGGGAAAAGACTTTAAAATCTATAGATTAATGTTTGTACATAATAAAAAATATGGTGCTAAACTTTTAAAAGATTTTCCTGAATTTGGTCTTTTAGCTCCATTAAGTACTTCTGTATATTCAAAAGATGGTAAAACTATTAATATTTCATCATTATCTTTAACTGGTATGTCAAGAATTTCAGGAGTTCCTAAAACAAACAAAGATTTAATTGCTTTACATGATCAAATGACAAAAGCATTAAAAAAGGCACTTCCAAAAGGTGAGTTTATAAAATTAAGTTATAAAAAAATTAGACCTGATGGTGAGTTAGTTACTAGATTTGCCTTTAATTTAAAAGTTGAAGATGGTGATGATATCCAAGATGCAAAAGATAGTTATCAAGAAACAATGGAAGGGGAAATAGAATCATTAGGATTTATTGTTGCAGGATTCTATCCTGTAATTGATGACTTATCAGAAAATGATGTAGATGATTATGAATTTTATGATACCTATTCTATTTGTAAATTAGAAGTTATATATCCAGTTCATAAAAAACATCCAGAAGTTGGGGCATTTGCTCCTTGTACTATGTATATGTACAAGAAAAAAGATGAAAATTTCACTAGAATGGGATATCCTTCAGTTTATAACTGGATTATGTCTACAAATATTTATGATGATGAATCATTAACTCCACTTATTGATGCTCAAGATCAACTAGAATCTGCGATAGATAGTACTATCGAATAAAAAAAGCCCAAATAATTGGGCTTTTTTATAATCTTTTTTAGAGGTAATTATGAAATATATATTTAGTTTTTTATTTATACTTTTTTCAGTTAATAGTTTTGCAAATAATATTTTAGATATTGATAACAAAATACAAGAAGCAAAAAAACAAAACAAAGAACTTATGATATTTTTTCATATTCCCGATTGCCCTTATTGTGAAGCAATGCTAAATGAAAATTTCAAAAACAATACAATAACAACCTTAATTGATAAAAACTTTATCTTAGTTGATATTTATACCGCAAATAAAGTAGATATTGTTTTTAAAAAATTTAGAGGCTCACCAAAAGAGTTTGCAAAACATATAAAAGCAACTGCATACCCAGCTACACTTTTTATGGATGAAAATTCAAATATAATTTACAGTGCAATTGGATATAGAAATGTTCAAGAGTATATACATGAATTAAAATATATAATTACAAAAAGCTATAAACAAATGCCCCTTGATGAATTTGTTGTAAAAATGGAAATTGAAGATGAATTATAATGATAATATAAAATTTGATCAACTTCCTGCAGTTGATGATATTGCAGGTGTTTTAGAAGATATTTTTAGTGTGAAACTTGATATTAGTGGTGGCTGGGCTTATGATAATAACTCTGCTTTAAAAGTTAATTCTTTAACTATTCCCCTTGAACAATTTTTACATACCTTTGCCTCAATGAGAGCGAATATAGAAATGAATTTAACACAAGATGAAAAGAATCGTTACGCAGGGATAAATGTAAATCAAATAGAACATAAAGAGTTTGAAATAGAAAATAAACAATATGACCTAGTTACTTTTAAAGTAACAGCCATAAAAGAAGAAGATTACAACAATTTTATTCAAGAGTATAAAGATAATTATGGAAAAGAGAGTTTTGATTTAAAAGAGCACTTTGAAAATCGAAATAAAGCTACAATCGAAATTCATAGTGACTTTTGGTTTATTTTTAATTTTTAATTATAAAACCGATAAAAAAGTAGATTCTTTATCCTCATTTGAAGCAATTGAGTTTTTAATTTTTTTGAGTTTTCCTTTATCAAAATTAATTAAAACCATTCCTGCAAATTTATCTTTTTTGTAAAATTCTACCCTAAATAATTTACCTTTTTTATCAATAGAATAGTCTTTTAATATTTTATGTTTTTCGATATTTATACCAACTTCATTTTTTTTGCCTTTTTTAACAAAGCCAATGACATTTACTCTATAATCTTTAATTGGTTTAATTTCAAAGTCTGAATCAACATCAACAATTGAACCAATTTTGACCGCTTTTTCTTCACCATCAATATTCATTAAAATATTTTCACTTAGATTTTCCATCTCAAAATAATCTGGTTTCAAATTTGCCAATAATCTATTTCCATAATAAATACTAAAGAAATTATCATTTCGTACTATTGTCATTAAAGGATTTGATGGTTTAAAATCTAAAGTTCCATCTTTTTTAACTGGAAAATATTTTAATACATCTCTAACTTCTGATAAAGGCAAATGAATCTTATCATCATAAAATGAGATATAAATATCATTGTCAATAACATCTTTAATAGCAACTAAATTTAAATCAAATTTTCTTTCAAATTCAATTCCCATAATTTCCATATATTTTTCTAAGGCATGAAGATGATAATATGTTCTTTCATATAAAGGTAAAGATTTACTAGCTTCATTTCCAAAAGCTGCTTTTCCATTGTTTATTGCATAATAAGTTAATGTTTTTTCCATCTCCTTATCACCCATTCTTGTATGAGTGTTTTTAACTCTATACTCATCCCTTTGTCTTAATAAATTATTATTTACATGTTCACAAACTTGTTTTGATATCTCTTCTAAATTTCCATAATGTTCAATATCTAAATTAGTTTGGTCAATAATTGAACTTTGCCCCCATCTATCAGGAGAAAAAGACCAATTTCTATACTCTTTTCTATAAAAACCACTACCATCATGTAAATTTAATACTAACTTTACTTCAGGGGCCGTTATATATTTTTTAATCCTCTGAATTGAATTAAAATCTGGATCATCTTCTGCTAACTCAGCAAATTTTCTATTCATGTCCCCAAAAGGGCCTCTATTTCTTTTTATAATTGAATAAAAATTTAAATTTGGTACAACCCAAACTGAACCTTTTTTAATTTTATAGTGTGTTGAAATCAATGAAGCTGCCATAAAAGCTCCCGGTTCATCACCTTGAATTCCACCAACAATTAATAAAGTATTATCATCTTGAATACCTTTTTTAATAAAATTAAAATCCATTACAGTGGTATTTGCGTAAAGGTTTTGTACAAATAAAATTGTAATAATTAATTTAAATAACCTTAACATGCCAAGGTTCATATCTTACTCCATCTTTGTTATTAATTGTATATCTCATATCTATATATTTTAGTTTTCGCATAGCTAAAAACTCTTGGGTTAAGGCAAACCTTGATGTAAAATTTGCATGACCAAATCCTTTTTTCCCAACATCAAAATCACCAATTGTATGATAGGTATATGCAGGAGGAGCTAAAGATTTTGCAGCAACAGTAAAATTTCCATTTTCAGAATCTAATTTGTCTAAAAAAAGTTTTGTTTGTTTTACAATACTTCTAATACCTGAAGTTAAAACCATAGACTCACCAATATCTTCAACCATTTTATAATAAGTCTCTTCTGAGTGACCTCTAAATAAGTAATGGCCCGTATAAGGTATTTTTACAACTTCTTTTATATCAATTTTATCTGTTATATTTTTTGAGATTCTTTCTCCATAAAAACCATGCATTTTAGGGTCATAATAAAAAATTGATTCTAAAAATTCTAATTCTGATTTTGTAAATTGACCAATACTACTAACATTTTTTGCAATTTTTAAACTATAATCAAAAGAAGTTATATTGAAATTTCCATAACCCACATAAGATTGAATTGCTGCTAATTTTTTTCTTACTGAAATAAAATCATTTTTATATTTATCTTCAATATAAATATCTTTTTTTATAAGATTATTACTTTTTAATTGAGTTTTTTCAGATTGAAGATTATCTGCAATATTACTTTCTTCTTCAATAATAGCTTCAGCACTCTTTTTAATCTGCTCTTGTTTAAGTATTATCTCTTTTTTCTGCAAAGTCTCTTTATCTAAAACAACATATTTTTTTTCATCATTAAAAAATAGTTTTGAAAAAAAATCACTGATAACATTAGTTTCATCTGCAAAAAGGTTTTGCTTTGATGCATATAATAATGCTGCTGCTTTAAAAAAATCTCTTCTATGCATATTTATAATACCATTTTTATATCTTTGTGTTCGCCTAATAATCTATGTATTTCTTCTCTATCATCATCACTATGAACTATCAGTTCTATGTTATAACTTTTGAATTTTCCTTTTTTGCTTACATTAGATTCTTTTACTTTATGGTCTCTTTCTCCAAAAATATCTTTTGAAATATATTTTACATTTATACTTTCAATAATTACAATTTTATATTTCCAATTACATGGGTATTCTAATTCTAATTTATGTTTATTTAAATCAATCAATTCTATTCACCTCTTATAAAATCACCACTTTTTCCGCCTGACTTTTTCTCTAATTGAACTTCAGATATAACCATTGACTTATCAATTGCTTTAACCATATCATAAATAGTTAAAAGTCCAATAGAAACACCAGTTAAAGCTTCCATCTCAACACCAGTTTGTCCAGTTAGTTTTGCGGTAACAAAAAGTTTAAACCCAGGAAGAGATGGAATCTCTTCTACATCACAATTTATTCCACTTAGTAAAAGTGGATGACACATAGGGATTAAATCACTAGTCTTTTTTGTTCCCATTATTGCTGCAATAATAGCTGTTTGTAAAACTGGACCTTTTTTTGTATTATTTTGAACAATTGCATCAAATGCATCTTGACTCATACTTATTTTTCCAGAAGCAATAGCTATTCTAGTTGTATCTGATTTCGAAGAAACGTCAACCATTTTTGGTCTATCATTATTATCTAAATGTGTTAATTCCAAATTATTAACCTTGTTGTAAAGTACCCGATTATATCTTTATAATGATTAAATAAAAATTAAGCAAAGTTTAAATATAATGAGCGCCTAAATTTTAAAAGAAAGAAGGTGAACTTTATATGCCAGGCATTAAAGTAAAAGAAAACGAATCTTTTGACGAAGCTTACAGAAGGTTTAAGAAGCAATGTGATAGAAATCTTATTGTTACTGAAACTAGAGCTAGAAGATTTTTTGAGCCAATGACTGAAATCAGAAAAAAACAAAAAATTTCTGCTAGAAAGAAAATGCTTAAAAGATTATACATGCTTAGAAGATACGAATCAAGATTATAAGAATTCGTTTTCTAACCTAAAGGTCCGATTTTGTCGGGCCTTTTTTTATGTCTTATTTTTTATTCAATTCTAAATATAAATACTTAATAACAATAAAATTAAAATTGGTCCTAAAAGTCCTGCAACTAAACCAATTAATATAAAATCCTTTGAGTTTAACTTCCCAGATGAAAAAGCAATGGCATTAGGTGGAGTAGATACAGGAAGTATCATTGCACATGAGGCACATAATGCTACACTTATTACCATATAAGAAACAATAGAATCTCCCATACTACTAACTAAAGCAACAACTAAAGGTAATATGATATTTGTGGCAGCTGTATTACTCATGAAATTTGATACTAATATTACAATAAAAGTAAATATTGAAGCTATTAAAAATAAATCTAATCCATCTATACTAAATTGTGTTCCTATCCAAGTATCAAGACCTGTTTTAGCAACACCAGCACCTAAGGATAGCCCTCCAATAATAAGTATAATAACATCCCAATTAATCTCTTTTATATCATCAGTATTGATTATTCCAAATACTGTAAAAACAACTATTGGAAATAAAGATACAACAGGAGTAGGTATATGATGTAACGGTCCAGTAAGCCATAATGATACAGTTATAGTAAATACAATTATAACAAGACTTTTTTTCCAACTTGGGATTGTAGGAACTTTAGTAAAAGTGCTTGTTGAATCATCAAAGTGAGAAACTCTTTTTACTTTTTCTATATCTATAGTATCTTCATTAGATTTATATTTTTTTAATATTAGCCATCGAAATATAATAGTTAATAAAACTGCTGGTGGTAATGCAATAATCATCCACTCAACAAAACTTGGAGCATTATCCCCTAGTATTCCAACTGCAATTGCATTAGGAGGAGTTCCTATAATTGTACCCATCCCACCAATATTAGCAGCAATCACAATACCAAGTAATATTCCTTTTTGGAAAGGATTATCTTTATTCATATTTTTAAGCATTGGGATAAGAAGGGTCATCATCATTGCAGTAGTTGCTGTATTTGATATAAACATAGATAAAATGAAGGTAATCAACATCAAACCTGTCAAAATATTGTTTGGTTT
The sequence above is drawn from the Arcobacter arenosus genome and encodes:
- a CDS encoding thiosulfate oxidation carrier protein SoxY, yielding MNRRNFLTFAGSLIALSVVPMNLRASDYRKLKPQVWEAHTIDDATKALYGVKDVIETDKIKIKVPKINSSGAAVPVKFETSLDAKTVALFQDANPESAVAVYETNKYDLQKYDVKIKMAESGTIMVLVEAKDGKIYMTKATTEVAAGGCEG
- a CDS encoding thiosulfate oxidation carrier complex protein SoxZ, translating into MARNKITAVKIKIKDGVATAKMAFSHPMMTYNQAKAKTGNADDANFITHITGKVGEETVLDISTSQFFSKNPIFKFQFKCDSFKVGRKLTGRELDNGVKRKETEYGDSLKIIAMDRKGETYEKEVELTAKKR
- a CDS encoding DUF302 domain-containing protein, whose translation is MNKRFLSILSFLAIFLFANLSQALASQDKLRDDIRIYSMKNSDGKITAKTIEKAFKDSGFEIIGNNNMNVAFEKRFGGGKDFKIYRLMFVHNKKYGAKLLKDFPEFGLLAPLSTSVYSKDGKTINISSLSLTGMSRISGVPKTNKDLIALHDQMTKALKKALPKGEFIKLSYKKIRPDGELVTRFAFNLKVEDGDDIQDAKDSYQETMEGEIESLGFIVAGFYPVIDDLSENDVDDYEFYDTYSICKLEVIYPVHKKHPEVGAFAPCTMYMYKKKDENFTRMGYPSVYNWIMSTNIYDDESLTPLIDAQDQLESAIDSTIE
- a CDS encoding thioredoxin family protein, giving the protein MKYIFSFLFILFSVNSFANNILDIDNKIQEAKKQNKELMIFFHIPDCPYCEAMLNENFKNNTITTLIDKNFILVDIYTANKVDIVFKKFRGSPKEFAKHIKATAYPATLFMDENSNIIYSAIGYRNVQEYIHELKYIITKSYKQMPLDEFVVKMEIEDEL
- a CDS encoding M14 family metallopeptidase, translated to MNLGMLRLFKLIITILFVQNLYANTTVMDFNFIKKGIQDDNTLLIVGGIQGDEPGAFMAASLISTHYKIKKGSVWVVPNLNFYSIIKRNRGPFGDMNRKFAELAEDDPDFNSIQRIKKYITAPEVKLVLNLHDGSGFYRKEYRNWSFSPDRWGQSSIIDQTNLDIEHYGNLEEISKQVCEHVNNNLLRQRDEYRVKNTHTRMGDKEMEKTLTYYAINNGKAAFGNEASKSLPLYERTYYHLHALEKYMEIMGIEFERKFDLNLVAIKDVIDNDIYISFYDDKIHLPLSEVRDVLKYFPVKKDGTLDFKPSNPLMTIVRNDNFFSIYYGNRLLANLKPDYFEMENLSENILMNIDGEEKAVKIGSIVDVDSDFEIKPIKDYRVNVIGFVKKGKKNEVGINIEKHKILKDYSIDKKGKLFRVEFYKKDKFAGMVLINFDKGKLKKIKNSIASNEDKESTFLSVL
- a CDS encoding M15 family metallopeptidase, with amino-acid sequence MHRRDFFKAAALLYASKQNLFADETNVISDFFSKLFFNDEKKYVVLDKETLQKKEIILKQEQIKKSAEAIIEEESNIADNLQSEKTQLKSNNLIKKDIYIEDKYKNDFISVRKKLAAIQSYVGYGNFNITSFDYSLKIAKNVSSIGQFTKSELEFLESIFYYDPKMHGFYGERISKNITDKIDIKEVVKIPYTGHYLFRGHSEETYYKMVEDIGESMVLTSGIRSIVKQTKLFLDKLDSENGNFTVAAKSLAPPAYTYHTIGDFDVGKKGFGHANFTSRFALTQEFLAMRKLKYIDMRYTINNKDGVRYEPWHVKVI
- a CDS encoding DUF493 domain-containing protein; translation: MIDLNKHKLELEYPCNWKYKIVIIESINVKYISKDIFGERDHKVKESNVSKKGKFKSYNIELIVHSDDDREEIHRLLGEHKDIKMVL
- the moaC gene encoding cyclic pyranopterin monophosphate synthase MoaC, whose amino-acid sequence is MELTHLDNNDRPKMVDVSSKSDTTRIAIASGKISMSQDAFDAIVQNNTKKGPVLQTAIIAAIMGTKKTSDLIPMCHPLLLSGINCDVEEIPSLPGFKLFVTAKLTGQTGVEMEALTGVSIGLLTIYDMVKAIDKSMVISEVQLEKKSGGKSGDFIRGE
- the rpsU gene encoding 30S ribosomal protein S21, with protein sequence MPGIKVKENESFDEAYRRFKKQCDRNLIVTETRARRFFEPMTEIRKKQKISARKKMLKRLYMLRRYESRL
- a CDS encoding SLC13 family permease, whose amino-acid sequence is MKQQSKLIIKDLKSKIKDSVKHSVFKFIFSLLAAYFIAFIPNYSYLSYDASLMLFILLIAAFLWMTEAIPAFAVSFLIIALEILLLGYHNFDFDSSNKEWVYYLKAWSNPLIFLFMAGFIMAIAASKTKLDLWLAKRVLFYFGNKPNNILTGLMLITFILSMFISNTATTAMMMTLLIPMLKNMNKDNPFQKGILLGIVIAANIGGMGTIIGTPPNAIAVGILGDNAPSFVEWMIIALPPAVLLTIIFRWLILKKYKSNEDTIDIEKVKRVSHFDDSTSTFTKVPTIPSWKKSLVIIVFTITVSLWLTGPLHHIPTPVVSLFPIVVFTVFGIINTDDIKEINWDVIILIIGGLSLGAGVAKTGLDTWIGTQFSIDGLDLFLIASIFTFIVILVSNFMSNTAATNIILPLVVALVSSMGDSIVSYMVISVALCASCAMILPVSTPPNAIAFSSGKLNSKDFILIGLVAGLLGPILILLLLSIYI